A window from Populus trichocarpa isolate Nisqually-1 chromosome 3, P.trichocarpa_v4.1, whole genome shotgun sequence encodes these proteins:
- the LOC7471642 gene encoding E3 ubiquitin-protein ligase HOS1 yields the protein MERNQMNGRVSPSSSTDCGGTARFTASLSQPNYSSRAVQEALEHLASIDLIELCSEAKVERCRATRDLRSCGRYVQYVLNSCSHASLCSECSQRCDICPICRIPIPKTGIRLRPRLYYECIESGLVSKRCDERFQEKEDADNELTTDVQRLYSLFDVALENNLVSLICHYVTDVCMDESAVSSDPVIAFLLDEVVVKDWCKRTFKNIIAELQGIYNLETEEMKTRLSLLLKLSVHLVGISNVLEVLELSFKDSLSAQLHDLQLLQENILKAKQHMEIIAWCVRHHFLENVGSRYSNLSSWRSVVLERKSAAIKRSWPDVPNQSAESSMQAGSLFIEDALANLEIDQGHMQEKGEESELALLLKDGRLFFRSKLEGLAVCYPFENLRAAADVLFLHGSSDLLLAKQAIFLYYLFDRHWAMPDESWRHIADDFSAAFGITRHSLLESLTFYLLDDHTEAALQEACNLLPEISGPSTHPKIAQVLLERKNPETALMVLRWSGHDGSQMVSLNDAVTAVRIRVQCALLTEAFMHQRMLCTKVRENKFKARPPRDASDDLKGECRTWENWVEILVNEICYLCIKNNLVDRMISLPWNLDEEKYLHNCLLDYAFHDPSTTIGSLLVVFYLQRYRYVEAYHVHSKLQGVEQEFISKNSLSEEVLSRMRSASHHRGELAVQSIKLLPKIQQEQLKTGKLSPEIRNTSGEEVEIQERADLPLAQEPKSSSLLISLPADSSLVSQTNNNVTVKPAALKTPPRFGASIKSPHLEMGNCDSSSVLHQRLFRTPERTQKYQVSFNKNFKFDGISTPGIHQGSHMKTTPLKETSRTSLEVLPNSNLHHSLFDEISPEREQNGFPKQLRNTTPPYSHRITANPVAMSGSNNGLPNDKNDRSRNKGSIGDPKDIAWSDREEFIVDEREVNDGLRWRSDETSDEEEEHIPERIVGVDSYAATSRRVRKSRFARR from the exons ATGGAGCGAAACCAAATGAACGGTCGTGTTTCACCTTCTAGCTCCACCGACTGCGGCGGCACGGCAAGATTCACGGCTTCCCTTTCTCAACCTAACTACAGCAGCCGAGCAGTTCAA GAAGCATTGGAACACTTGGCATCTattgatttaattgaattatgCAGTGAAGCAAAAGTTGAGCGTTGTCGAGCAACTAGAGATTTGAGAAGTTGTGGGCGCTATGTTCAGTATGTGTTGAACTCATGCAGCCATGCTTCCTTATGCTCTGAGTGTAGTCAGCGGTGTGATATTTGCCCCATTTGTAGAATCCCTATCCCAAAGACTGGAATTAGGCTCCGTCCTCGCCTTTACTATGAATGCATAGAGTCTGGCCTTGTTTCCAAAAGATGCGATGAAAGATTTCAAGAGAAAGAAGATGCAGACAATGAATTAACTACTGATGTCCAGCGGCTCTATTCTTTATTTGATGTTGCCTTGGAAAATAACTTGGTTTCTTTGATTTGTCACT ATGTTACAGATGTTTGTATGGATGAAAGTGCTGTGTCCAGTGATCCTGTCATTGCTTTCTTGTTGGATGAAGTGGTTGTCAAGGATTGGTGCAAGCGGACGTTTAAAAACATCATAGCAGAACTTCAAGGGATAt ATAACCTTGAAACAGAAGAAATGAAAACTAGGTTGAGTTTACTTCTTAAACTTTCTGTGCATCTGGTTGGAATATCCAATGTTCTTGAAGTTTTGGAATTGTCATTTAAGGATAGTCTTTCAGCACAGCTTCATGACTTGCAGCTCCTTCAAGAGAACATATTAAAGGCGAAGCAG CATATGGAGATTATAGCATGGTGTGTAAGACATCACTTTCTGGAGAATGTGGGGTCTCGTTACAGCAATTTATCATCATGGCGTAGTGTTGTCCTTGAAAGGAAATCAGCTGCAATTAAGCGTTCATGGCCTGATGTACCAAATCAATCTGCTGAGTCCAGCATGCAGGCTGGTTCCCTGTTCATTGAAGATGCTCTCGCCAATCTTGAAATAGATCAGGGCCATATGCAAGAAAAGGGAGAAGAGTCAGAACTTGCATTATTGCTGAAGGATGGAAGGTTGTTTTTCAGGTCTAAGCTAGAGGGTTTGGCAGTATGCTATCCATTTGAAAATCTCCGAGCTGCTGCTGATGTACTTTTTTTACATGGAAGTTCTGATTTGTTGCTTGCAAAGCAGGCAATT TTTCTTTATTATCTTTTTGATCGACATTGGGCAATGCCAGATGAAAGTTGGCGACATATTGCAGATGACTTTTCAGCTGCATTTGGTATAACCAGGCATTCATTATTGGAATCACTTACTTTCTATCTTCTGGATGATCACACAGAAGCAGCTCTGCAG GAAGCTTGCAACCTTCTTCCTGAGATTTCAGGCCCATCAACTCATCCTAAGATTGCTCAAGTGCTATTAGAAAGGAAGAATCCTGAAACAGCACTGATGGTCTTAAGATGGTCTGGGCATGATGGATCTCAAATGGTTTCTCTCAATGATGCTGTTACTGCTGTTCGGATTAGGGTGCAGTGTGCGCTTTTGACTGAAGCATTTATGCATCAGAGAATGCTCTGCACCAAAGTCAGGGAAAATAAGTTCAAGGCTAGACCACCTCGAGATGCTTCTGATGATCTTAAAGGCGAATGCAGGACCTGGGAAAACTGGGTGGAGATACTGGTGAATGAAATTTGTTATCTTTGTATCAAGAACAATCTGGTAGATCGAATGATATCATTGCCATGGAATTTGGATGAAGAGAAATATCTTCATAACTGTCTCTTAGATTATGCTTTCCATGACCCTTCAACAACTATTGGAAGTCTTCTTGTCGTATTTTATCTCCAG CGCTACAGATATGTGGAGGCATACCATGTTCATTCCAAACTTCAGGGTGTGGAGCAGGAGTTCATTTCTAAGAATTCTCTCAGTGAAGAAGTTTTATCCAGAATGAGATCAGCTAGTCACCACAGAGGAGAACTTGCT GTTCAATCCATTAAGTTGCTTCCAAAAATTCAACAGGAACAGCTTAAGACTGGAAAATTGTCACCCGAGATCCGTAATACCTCTGGTGAAGAAGTTGAAATTCAAGAAAGGGCTGATCTTCCCTTGGCACAAGAGCCAAAGTCAAGCAGTTTATTAATTTCCCTGCCCGCAGATTCTTCTCTGGTTTCTCAGACAAATAATAATGTTACTGTTAAACCAGCAGCTCTTAAAACTCCACCAAGATTTGGTGCATCTATCAAGAGTCCTCACCTGGAAATGGGTAACTGTGACTCTTCATCTGTTCTTCATCAAAGGTTATTTAGAACTCCAGAAAGAACTCAAAAGTATCAAGTTAGTTtcaacaaaaatttcaaatttgatggCATCTCAACTCCTGGAATTCATCAAGGTAGTCACATGAAAACCACGCCATTAAAGGAGACCAGCAGAACTTCATTAGAAGTGCTTCCGAACAGCAACCTGCACCACAGTCTATTCGATGAAATCTCTCCAGAAAGGGAACAAAATGGGTTTCCTAAGCAATTACGAAACACAACTCCTCCATATTCCCATAGGATTACTGCTAATCCAGTGGCTATGTCTGGCAGCAACAATGGTCTTCCTAATGATAAAAATGATAGATCTAGGAATAAGGGTTCTATAGGTGATCCAAAGGACATAGCTTGGAg TGATAGAGAGGAGTTCATTGTTGATGAAAGGGAGGTGAATGATGGGCTGAGATGGAGAAGTGATGAAActagtgatgaagaagaagagcatATTCCAGAGAGAATTGTTGGAGTTGATTCGTATGCAGCAACCAGTAGGAGAGTTAGGAAAAGTAGATTTGCTAGAAGATGA